A single Prochlorococcus marinus XMU1410 DNA region contains:
- a CDS encoding DUF2130 domain-containing protein, producing MKDIKCPSCGKTFRIDPSSFEEILLQIKDEEFNKQIKERLILAEEDNKKALEILKRELKIQLIEQNRIKESEIQTLESKLKISEEKKTNALNDLKNQATNKINSLNNELIKLKDEIKNQSLISELSLKNKISEAVTNLEKENSSLTNSIEKMKLEHSINEKSIEEKFKSKISERDLTIQELREMKSRLSTKMIGETLEIHCETQFNLNRASAFKNSYFEKDNDATSGSKGDYIFREFDENKTEIVSIMFEMKNESLNGTNKRKNEDFLKELDKDRREKSCEYAVLVSLLEPDSELYNAGIVDVSHRFPKMYVIRPQFFLPIISLLRNASMETLKYKSQIDLMKRENFDITNFESTLEQFKNAVGKNVSLAQDRFNDAISEIDKSITHLQKTKEALVLSKKHLLSADSKSQDLTVKKLTRNNPTMKKKFDDLNNFEDEVA from the coding sequence ATGAAAGATATAAAATGTCCTTCATGTGGCAAAACTTTCCGAATTGATCCCAGCAGCTTTGAAGAAATACTTCTTCAGATAAAAGACGAAGAATTTAATAAACAAATAAAAGAAAGACTTATCTTGGCTGAAGAAGATAATAAAAAAGCTTTGGAAATTTTAAAACGTGAGTTAAAAATACAGTTAATAGAGCAGAATCGGATTAAAGAGTCTGAGATCCAAACTCTTGAATCTAAATTAAAAATATCTGAAGAAAAGAAAACAAATGCCCTTAATGATTTAAAAAATCAAGCAACAAATAAAATTAATTCATTGAATAATGAATTAATCAAGTTGAAAGACGAAATTAAAAACCAGTCTTTAATTTCAGAATTATCTTTAAAAAACAAAATTAGTGAAGCTGTTACTAATTTAGAAAAAGAAAACTCATCTTTAACAAATTCCATTGAAAAAATGAAGCTTGAACATTCAATTAATGAAAAATCAATTGAAGAAAAGTTTAAAAGCAAAATTAGTGAAAGGGACCTGACTATTCAGGAGTTAAGAGAAATGAAATCTAGATTATCTACAAAGATGATAGGAGAAACATTAGAAATCCATTGCGAAACTCAATTTAATCTGAACCGTGCCTCTGCATTTAAAAACTCATATTTCGAAAAGGACAATGATGCCACTTCAGGAAGTAAAGGTGACTATATATTTAGAGAATTTGATGAAAATAAAACCGAAATCGTATCCATAATGTTTGAGATGAAGAATGAAAGTTTAAATGGAACTAATAAAAGAAAAAACGAAGATTTTTTAAAAGAATTAGATAAAGATAGAAGAGAAAAATCTTGTGAATATGCAGTTCTCGTATCCCTTCTAGAACCGGATAGTGAACTATATAATGCTGGCATTGTGGATGTTTCTCATAGATTCCCAAAAATGTATGTCATAAGACCTCAATTTTTCTTGCCCATTATTTCTCTGCTAAGAAATGCATCTATGGAAACCTTAAAATACAAATCACAAATTGATTTAATGAAACGTGAAAATTTTGACATAACTAATTTTGAAAGTACCCTTGAGCAATTCAAAAATGCAGTTGGTAAAAATGTTTCACTTGCCCAGGATAGATTCAATGATGCAATTTCAGAAATTGATAAATCAATAACCCATTTACAAAAAACTAAAGAGGCTTTAGTTCTCTCAAAAAAACATCTTTTATCTGCTGACAGCAAATCTCAAGATTTGACAGTAAAGAAATTAACTAGAAATAATCCAACCATGAAGAAGAAGTTTGATGATTTAAATAATTTTGAAGATGAAGTAGCCTAA
- a CDS encoding CopG family transcriptional regulator: MENKVKRIGYLPRKRVLEIIDEISKSESISRSKVVGILVEEALDARGIANFGYSNISKSNIYKSDNFKDLQNENSHLKDAEDEFVDDSGYTVSSHKTLDRSISSADIELANKINILKESGLI; the protein is encoded by the coding sequence ATGGAAAATAAAGTTAAAAGGATAGGATATCTCCCTAGAAAAAGAGTACTTGAAATTATTGATGAAATATCCAAAAGCGAATCTATAAGTAGATCTAAGGTAGTTGGAATATTAGTTGAGGAAGCATTAGATGCAAGAGGAATTGCAAATTTTGGATATAGTAATATCAGCAAGTCAAATATATACAAGTCGGATAATTTTAAAGATCTCCAAAATGAGAATTCTCACTTAAAAGATGCTGAAGACGAATTTGTTGATGATAGTGGTTACACGGTTTCATCTCACAAAACTTTAGACCGCTCAATATCTTCTGCAGATATTGAATTAGCAAATAAGATAAATATTCTTAAGGAATCAGGATTAATATGA
- a CDS encoding alpha-2-macroglobulin, which produces MNIIKKFPQIILIVIFLSSCRTSTNKEYPINNFEKNIEEKPNSEKKRMEIKFSCGEDGISEYLDDGWKILKEDSQEKICTWKSVPATKECNMEKDKGCKITQPDKIGEEKIYFLEK; this is translated from the coding sequence ATGAACATAATAAAAAAATTCCCACAAATAATTCTAATTGTAATTTTCTTAAGTTCTTGTAGGACATCAACTAATAAAGAATATCCCATAAATAATTTTGAAAAAAATATTGAAGAGAAGCCTAATTCAGAAAAGAAAAGAATGGAAATAAAGTTTTCTTGTGGAGAGGATGGTATTTCAGAATACTTAGATGATGGATGGAAAATTTTAAAAGAAGATTCCCAAGAAAAAATTTGCACATGGAAATCTGTTCCTGCCACAAAAGAATGTAATATGGAAAAAGATAAAGGATGTAAAATAACGCAGCCAGATAAAATAGGTGAAGAGAAAATTTATTTTTTGGAAAAATAA
- a CDS encoding DUF2103 domain-containing protein: MGRLVLNHSTNIEGLIPILQKLALDINIKTITPAAISRARGRSSKLIIRLSVKTINGYKAIARKGKTAQEVFISTDLSKDELKKIIDIYNKK; encoded by the coding sequence TTGGGAAGATTAGTTTTAAATCATAGTACAAATATAGAAGGTCTTATTCCAATACTCCAAAAGTTAGCACTGGACATTAATATTAAGACTATAACTCCAGCTGCTATTTCAAGAGCCAGGGGAAGATCTTCTAAATTGATAATTAGATTGTCAGTGAAAACTATAAACGGATATAAAGCAATAGCAAGAAAGGGTAAAACAGCCCAAGAAGTTTTCATTTCAACTGATTTAAGTAAAGACGAATTAAAGAAAATTATAGATATCTATAATAAAAAGTAA
- the petN gene encoding cytochrome b6-f complex subunit PetN produces MIFQIGWAALAAIFTFSIAMVVWGRNGDGSIDI; encoded by the coding sequence ATGATCTTTCAAATAGGATGGGCAGCATTGGCTGCAATTTTTACTTTCTCAATTGCCATGGTTGTTTGGGGAAGAAATGGTGATGGTTCCATTGATATATGA
- the psb29 gene encoding photosystem II biogenesis protein Psp29, whose product MSQHTLTLLRFTYKKLKEKLTVSDSKKLFHEKFPYVIPGLYKRIVDEMLVELNLLNHQNEFTQDYLFCVGLTETFKELMKGYQPEKHLDLLFESLCSSTNFEAKEINEISQKSQKEFKDKTSKDILKLLVEKSNSKLYPSRILNLSIYILISNSQDLKDKDESENNKMIYDIFEKLNLSANKAEKDIGIYKSSISKMKQAKELIEELRIKDKKKEQKK is encoded by the coding sequence TTGAGTCAACATACGCTAACCTTATTAAGGTTTACATATAAAAAATTGAAAGAAAAATTGACTGTTTCAGATAGCAAAAAGTTATTTCATGAAAAATTCCCTTACGTCATTCCAGGTTTATATAAAAGAATAGTTGATGAAATGCTTGTCGAACTTAATCTTCTAAACCATCAAAATGAATTTACGCAAGATTATCTCTTTTGTGTTGGTCTCACCGAAACATTCAAAGAATTAATGAAAGGATATCAACCTGAAAAACACTTGGATCTACTTTTTGAATCTTTATGCAGTTCTACAAATTTTGAAGCGAAGGAAATTAATGAAATATCTCAAAAATCTCAAAAGGAATTCAAGGATAAAACATCTAAAGATATTTTGAAATTATTAGTAGAAAAAAGCAATTCTAAACTTTATCCTTCAAGGATTTTGAACTTATCAATATATATATTAATTTCAAATTCCCAAGATCTTAAAGATAAAGATGAATCAGAGAATAATAAGATGATTTATGATATTTTTGAAAAATTAAACTTATCTGCTAATAAAGCAGAAAAAGATATTGGAATTTATAAAAGCAGTATATCAAAAATGAAACAAGCAAAAGAATTAATTGAAGAGCTAAGAATTAAAGATAAGAAAAAGGAACAAAAAAAATAA
- the clpP gene encoding ATP-dependent Clp endopeptidase proteolytic subunit ClpP — protein MMIPLVLEESGGSERVFDIYSRLLRERIIFLGEQVTSETANRIVAQLLFLEAEDPDKDIYMYINSPGGSVYDGLGIFDTMQHVKPDIHTVCVGLAASMGAFLLAAGTKGKRSSLRHSRIMIHQPLGGARGQASDIRIQADEILFLKERLNTELSERTGKDYETIKEDTDRDFYMSPNEAVEYGLIDLVLDKKPIKV, from the coding sequence ATTATGATCCCTTTAGTATTAGAAGAATCCGGCGGTAGTGAAAGAGTCTTTGATATTTATTCAAGACTTTTAAGAGAGAGAATAATCTTTTTGGGAGAACAAGTTACTAGTGAAACTGCTAATAGAATTGTTGCTCAATTATTGTTCCTTGAAGCAGAGGACCCAGATAAGGATATTTATATGTACATAAATTCACCAGGCGGATCAGTATATGATGGATTGGGTATCTTTGACACAATGCAACATGTTAAGCCTGATATTCATACAGTTTGTGTAGGTTTAGCAGCTAGTATGGGCGCATTTTTGCTTGCTGCAGGTACTAAAGGTAAAAGAAGCAGCCTTAGACATTCAAGAATAATGATTCATCAACCACTTGGTGGCGCTAGAGGACAAGCAAGTGATATAAGAATTCAAGCAGATGAAATTTTGTTCTTAAAAGAACGACTTAATACTGAATTATCAGAGAGAACTGGAAAAGATTATGAAACTATTAAAGAAGATACTGATAGAGATTTTTATATGTCACCGAACGAAGCTGTTGAGTACGGTTTAATTGATCTGGTACTAGATAAGAAACCTATTAAAGTCTAA
- the ftsH gene encoding ATP-dependent zinc metalloprotease FtsH: MNQKFKTIILWALPILLVIALSYQFLSSSNVDSLKSNGTTVAPRNTAVARVSYGRFLDYINSGRVTSVDIFEGGRNAVIETIDSDLDNKVQRLRVDLPGLTPELINILKNEGISFDVHPVKTAPPALGILGNLLFPAILIGGLILLARRSNGMPGGPGQAMQFGKTKARFAMEAETGVVFDDVAGVNEAKQDLQEVVTFLKKPEKFTSVGARIPKGVLLVGPPGTGKTLLAKAIAGEAGVPFFSLSGSEFVEMFVGVGASRVRDLFKRAKENSPCLIFIDEIDAVGRQRGAGIGGGNDEREQTLNQLLTEMDGFEGNSGIIIIAATNRPDVLDSALMRPGRFDRQVTVDAPDIKGRLSILEVHARNKKLQEDLTLESIARRTPGFTGADLANLLNEAAILTARRRKDSISISEIDDSVDRIVAGMEGSPLTDGRSKRLIAYHEVGHALIGSLVKAHDPVQKVTVIPRGQAKGLTWFTPDDEQTLVSRAQLKARIMGALGGRAAEDVVFGQGEITTGAGGDFQQVASMARQMVTRFGMSNLGPIALESGNQEVFVGRDLMTRSEVSDSISKQIDESVRVMVKECYKETYDIVSKNRKAMDKIVDLLIEKETLDGDEFVNILSKYTKIPEKERTPQLLS; this comes from the coding sequence ATGAATCAGAAATTTAAAACAATAATTTTATGGGCTTTACCTATTCTTTTAGTAATTGCGCTTTCCTACCAATTTTTATCTTCAAGCAATGTTGATTCACTAAAATCTAATGGGACTACTGTTGCACCAAGAAATACTGCTGTAGCAAGGGTTAGTTACGGCAGATTTTTAGATTACATTAATTCAGGAAGGGTTACATCTGTTGATATTTTTGAGGGAGGTAGAAATGCAGTAATAGAGACAATAGATTCGGATTTAGATAATAAAGTTCAGAGGTTGCGTGTAGATCTTCCAGGCTTAACACCAGAACTTATAAATATTCTAAAAAATGAGGGAATTAGTTTTGACGTTCATCCAGTTAAAACAGCACCTCCTGCATTAGGAATTTTGGGTAATTTACTATTCCCAGCCATCTTGATTGGAGGTTTAATATTGTTGGCAAGGAGGTCAAACGGTATGCCTGGAGGTCCTGGCCAGGCAATGCAGTTTGGAAAAACAAAGGCCAGATTTGCAATGGAAGCTGAAACAGGAGTTGTTTTCGATGATGTTGCAGGAGTTAATGAAGCAAAACAAGATCTGCAAGAAGTTGTCACTTTTCTAAAAAAACCAGAAAAATTTACTTCTGTAGGAGCAAGAATTCCAAAAGGCGTTTTATTGGTAGGACCTCCTGGTACTGGTAAAACCCTTTTAGCAAAAGCAATTGCAGGTGAAGCAGGTGTACCATTTTTCTCACTATCAGGTTCTGAGTTTGTTGAAATGTTTGTTGGTGTTGGTGCTAGTAGAGTTAGAGACCTTTTCAAAAGAGCTAAAGAGAATAGTCCATGTTTAATTTTTATTGATGAAATCGATGCTGTAGGAAGACAAAGAGGTGCAGGCATTGGTGGAGGTAATGATGAGAGAGAACAAACTCTCAACCAATTACTTACTGAAATGGATGGTTTTGAAGGTAATAGTGGCATAATAATTATTGCAGCCACAAACAGGCCTGATGTTTTAGACTCTGCTCTAATGAGACCTGGTAGATTTGATAGACAGGTAACTGTAGATGCGCCTGATATCAAGGGTAGATTATCAATCTTGGAAGTTCATGCTAGGAATAAAAAACTTCAAGAGGATTTAACTCTTGAAAGCATTGCGAGAAGAACACCAGGGTTTACTGGAGCAGATTTAGCAAATTTATTAAATGAGGCTGCTATATTAACTGCTAGGCGGAGAAAAGATTCTATTAGTATTTCAGAAATTGATGATTCTGTAGATAGGATTGTTGCAGGAATGGAAGGTTCTCCATTAACAGATGGTAGAAGCAAGAGATTAATTGCTTATCATGAAGTTGGCCATGCTCTAATAGGTTCACTTGTAAAGGCACATGATCCTGTTCAAAAAGTGACCGTTATTCCAAGAGGTCAGGCTAAAGGATTAACTTGGTTTACACCAGACGATGAACAAACACTTGTCAGCAGAGCTCAACTAAAAGCTAGAATAATGGGTGCTTTAGGAGGCAGAGCTGCTGAAGATGTAGTTTTCGGACAAGGTGAAATTACAACTGGAGCAGGAGGTGATTTTCAACAGGTTGCTTCCATGGCCCGTCAAATGGTTACCAGATTTGGAATGAGTAATTTAGGTCCTATAGCTTTAGAAAGTGGTAATCAAGAAGTATTTGTTGGTAGAGATTTAATGACTAGAAGTGAAGTTTCTGATTCAATCTCAAAACAAATAGATGAAAGTGTGAGAGTAATGGTCAAGGAATGTTATAAAGAAACTTACGATATAGTTAGCAAAAATAGAAAAGCTATGGATAAGATAGTTGACCTATTAATCGAAAAAGAAACATTAGATGGTGATGAATTTGTAAATATTCTTTCCAAGTACACCAAAATTCCTGAGAAAGAAAGAACACCTCAATTATTAAGTTAG
- a CDS encoding NAD(P)H dehydrogenase assembly family protein yields the protein MKFEINDKVKLIAPVSYLKTSENMPMLRPPDLVAIDEIGEILSIKSPDTVEVKFRRGSFLIDIDKIEKN from the coding sequence ATGAAATTTGAGATCAACGATAAGGTTAAATTGATTGCGCCAGTGTCTTACTTGAAGACTTCAGAAAATATGCCGATGTTAAGACCTCCTGATCTAGTAGCAATTGATGAAATTGGAGAAATCCTATCAATCAAATCCCCAGATACTGTTGAAGTAAAGTTTAGAAGAGGTTCGTTTTTAATAGATATTGATAAGATTGAGAAAAACTAA
- a CDS encoding M16 family metallopeptidase → MLKRYFVNNKKRNFSTASIWIKGGSDMDSTGKKGINKILCSLLTRGCEGFNNFTLSEYIESYGAELNQEIFEDGISISIKSLNEHFSKLFPLLDLMINKPILSETEFKKVKKSSINYIKKEKENPFNICFEKWRKIVYSNHPYAFNTIGNANDVSKITYKDVLLEFKNLKNREKYLISNNPAINAENFGTLEKKIPREKSGRVNHNLSNMDRFDYINNDSNQTIIMVGDQTCSRRSSEYLPLKVLESYLSYGMSAALFKLFREKYGITYDLGVYYPIRNGNAPFLIYLSVSNKQALFAFELLSTLWKNLLFSPLTDAEIFLAKEKLKGSFLLGNQSLDEILQRKIQLISYGISPISEIDLNSKIDEISSLDILKLTYKYFSKPFLSISGNEKICLEISNRWKKNF, encoded by the coding sequence ATGTTAAAAAGATATTTTGTAAATAATAAAAAAAGGAATTTTTCAACTGCTTCTATTTGGATTAAAGGGGGTAGTGATATGGATAGTACTGGCAAAAAAGGGATAAACAAGATCCTTTGCTCATTACTTACCAGAGGATGTGAAGGTTTTAACAATTTTACTCTCTCTGAGTATATTGAGTCCTATGGAGCAGAATTAAATCAAGAAATATTTGAAGATGGTATTTCAATAAGTATTAAATCCCTAAATGAACATTTCAGCAAATTATTCCCCTTATTAGATTTAATGATTAATAAGCCAATACTCTCGGAAACTGAATTTAAAAAAGTAAAAAAATCTTCTATTAATTACATTAAAAAAGAAAAAGAGAATCCATTCAATATCTGTTTTGAAAAATGGAGAAAAATTGTTTACTCAAATCATCCTTATGCTTTTAACACAATTGGCAATGCTAATGATGTCTCAAAGATTACCTATAAAGATGTTTTGCTTGAGTTTAAAAATTTAAAAAATAGAGAAAAGTATTTAATTTCAAATAATCCCGCAATAAATGCAGAAAATTTTGGAACATTAGAAAAAAAAATCCCAAGAGAAAAATCAGGACGTGTAAATCATAATTTAAGTAATATGGATAGATTTGATTACATTAATAATGATTCAAATCAAACAATCATAATGGTGGGGGACCAAACTTGCTCTCGAAGAAGTAGTGAATATTTGCCACTTAAGGTTTTGGAGTCATATTTATCTTATGGAATGAGCGCTGCTTTATTTAAACTTTTTAGAGAAAAATATGGTATTACTTACGATTTAGGTGTTTACTATCCTATCAGGAATGGGAATGCACCATTTTTAATTTATTTATCAGTATCTAATAAGCAAGCCCTTTTTGCTTTTGAGCTTTTATCAACACTATGGAAAAACTTACTTTTTTCTCCTTTGACTGATGCTGAAATATTTTTAGCAAAAGAAAAACTAAAAGGTTCTTTTCTATTAGGGAATCAATCACTAGATGAAATTTTACAGAGAAAGATACAATTGATTAGTTATGGTATTTCACCAATTTCTGAGATTGATTTAAATTCAAAAATAGATGAAATATCTTCGTTAGATATTCTTAAATTAACTTATAAATATTTTTCAAAACCTTTTCTGAGTATTTCGGGAAATGAAAAAATATGTTTAGAAATTTCTAATAGGTGGAAGAAAAACTTTTAA
- a CDS encoding M16 family metallopeptidase produces MNVGDVNYYIHSSKTRCVFVDNKELPLISIDIWCKAGSSFEDVDKNGTAHFLEHMIFKGSNKIMPGEFDNKIEALGGLSNASTGYDDVHYHVLVPPSNFKESLALLTNIVVAPDFNPDEFIKEKGVVIDEIKQQNDQPEERLFNYFLKRVWLNPNYANSILGTENSIKNLEIKDLVKFHSKHYTTEKICIAIAGNLSEEIYKTFEKSDLSGIKESPNLINLKNKPSLKIRNGRESVKFNNLEFSRIFMAWFIPNLNDQKNIIGLEILASILSVGRNSRLVKVLKEDSNLVESVYVDVNAGELGGLFIMEASCESKDIDLVEKQINKTIDEILNCEALSLDEIKKAINIVKSNYIFNLETSTQLSSFFGNELLWGRKSSINNLESHLNYWNDLDNFKEITKYISGEKFTLIASPGKC; encoded by the coding sequence ATGAACGTAGGAGATGTTAATTACTACATCCATTCAAGCAAAACTAGATGTGTGTTTGTGGATAATAAAGAATTGCCGCTTATAAGCATTGATATTTGGTGCAAAGCAGGTTCTTCATTTGAGGATGTTGATAAAAACGGAACTGCTCATTTTCTAGAACATATGATTTTTAAAGGATCTAACAAAATAATGCCAGGTGAGTTTGACAATAAAATCGAAGCACTAGGCGGATTAAGTAACGCTTCAACTGGTTATGATGATGTACATTACCATGTCTTAGTTCCACCCAGTAACTTTAAAGAATCACTTGCTCTTTTGACAAATATTGTAGTTGCTCCAGATTTTAATCCTGATGAATTCATTAAAGAAAAAGGGGTAGTTATTGATGAAATAAAACAACAAAATGATCAGCCTGAGGAAAGACTATTTAATTATTTTTTGAAAAGGGTTTGGTTAAATCCGAATTATGCCAATTCTATTCTGGGAACTGAAAATAGTATTAAAAACTTAGAGATAAAAGATCTTGTGAAATTTCATAGCAAACATTACACTACCGAAAAAATTTGTATTGCAATTGCTGGGAATCTCTCTGAAGAAATTTATAAAACTTTTGAAAAAAGTGATCTATCTGGCATAAAAGAAAGTCCAAATTTAATAAATCTAAAAAATAAACCTTCTTTAAAAATTAGGAATGGCAGAGAGTCAGTTAAGTTTAATAATTTAGAGTTTTCAAGAATATTTATGGCTTGGTTTATCCCAAACCTAAATGATCAAAAAAATATTATTGGACTAGAGATATTAGCATCAATACTCTCTGTTGGAAGAAACAGCAGATTAGTTAAAGTTTTAAAAGAAGATAGCAATCTTGTTGAATCGGTATATGTAGATGTAAATGCTGGAGAATTAGGAGGATTATTTATAATGGAAGCAAGTTGTGAGTCGAAAGATATTGATTTAGTAGAAAAGCAAATTAATAAAACAATAGATGAGATCTTAAATTGTGAAGCCTTGTCATTGGATGAAATAAAAAAAGCTATAAATATTGTGAAAAGTAATTATATCTTTAATTTAGAGACATCTACACAACTCTCTTCATTCTTTGGAAATGAACTTCTTTGGGGGAGAAAATCTTCAATCAATAATTTAGAGAGTCATTTAAATTATTGGAATGACTTGGATAACTTCAAAGAGATCACAAAATATATAAGTGGAGAAAAATTCACTTTAATTGCATCCCCTGGTAAATGTTAA
- a CDS encoding phycocyanobilin:ferredoxin oxidoreductase, with the protein MLSESLTKTKLTDSLILELLQNIREHRSMLEDLKSIKIDPKLTNIISNEIGKELYIENEFHKAKGFRKLHIEVAEFSKNLKILHCVFFPDPKFDIPIFGMDLVKINDIVSAAIVDLSPASQNQGLKYEKLLSEVNKSSFTSLREIPKWGGIFSNNVFFASLKNKSEKNDFCRVVDQYLTILIKLSKKAKPEVNEEIIQERINFQKKYCVQQMKNEKTSMVLLKYFDEKWVNNYIKTVLFDF; encoded by the coding sequence TTGTTGTCTGAATCTTTAACTAAAACAAAATTAACTGATTCTCTTATTTTGGAGTTATTACAAAATATTAGAGAGCATAGATCCATGCTTGAGGACCTTAAGAGTATAAAAATTGATCCAAAACTAACTAACATAATATCTAATGAAATAGGCAAAGAACTCTATATTGAAAATGAATTTCATAAAGCAAAAGGTTTTAGAAAGTTACATATTGAAGTAGCAGAATTTTCAAAGAATCTTAAAATATTACACTGCGTTTTTTTTCCTGATCCAAAGTTTGATATTCCAATTTTTGGTATGGATTTGGTAAAAATAAATGATATTGTTTCTGCTGCCATTGTTGATTTATCCCCGGCATCACAAAACCAAGGTTTGAAATACGAAAAATTACTTTCTGAAGTTAATAAAAGTTCTTTTACCTCTTTGAGAGAGATTCCTAAATGGGGGGGGATTTTCTCTAATAATGTATTTTTTGCTTCCTTAAAAAATAAATCTGAAAAAAACGATTTTTGTAGAGTTGTGGATCAATACCTCACTATTTTGATCAAATTAAGTAAGAAAGCTAAACCGGAAGTTAATGAGGAAATTATCCAAGAGAGAATAAATTTTCAAAAAAAATATTGTGTTCAACAAATGAAAAATGAGAAAACTAGCATGGTTCTTTTAAAATATTTTGATGAAAAATGGGTCAATAACTATATAAAAACAGTCCTCTTCGATTTTTAA
- a CDS encoding HlyD family efflux transporter periplasmic adaptor subunit, whose product MKSKIFKNLFVYFLLFTPISLGVISCSGNNKSSSKFKEEITSDFIPPISAVAALGQLSPAGEIRQLAAPISQFGSSPRIVEILVNEGDFVKKGDILAIFENRKKLIADLERNENLINTINEEITLKKDQIQRYELALSKDVYSFVEFSQRKDELLKLQKQKINLIGDQKNIKIDLFNSKLKSPIDGFILGINTRVGERPQNEGILEIGSSQKMEALIEVYESDIDRVFISQNVELISENGGFQKTLNGKVIRISPQVKQRKVLSTDPTGDADSRIIEVLVKLDQDSINIVQNYAGMKVIAKFIP is encoded by the coding sequence ATGAAATCAAAAATTTTTAAAAATTTATTTGTCTATTTTCTATTATTTACACCAATATCTCTTGGTGTTATTTCCTGTTCTGGGAATAATAAATCTAGTTCAAAATTTAAAGAGGAAATAACTTCAGATTTCATACCTCCTATTTCAGCTGTTGCCGCACTTGGTCAACTTTCTCCTGCAGGAGAGATTAGACAATTGGCAGCTCCAATAAGCCAGTTTGGCTCTTCCCCCCGAATTGTCGAAATTTTAGTAAATGAAGGAGATTTCGTAAAAAAAGGTGATATCCTCGCAATCTTTGAAAATAGAAAAAAATTAATTGCTGATCTCGAAAGAAATGAAAATCTAATTAATACTATTAACGAAGAAATTACCCTAAAGAAAGATCAAATTCAAAGGTATGAGTTAGCTTTGAGCAAAGATGTATATTCTTTTGTAGAGTTTTCACAGAGAAAAGATGAATTATTAAAATTGCAAAAACAGAAAATAAATCTTATTGGAGATCAAAAAAATATCAAGATAGATCTATTTAATTCAAAACTAAAGAGTCCAATTGATGGTTTTATCCTTGGAATAAATACGAGAGTTGGTGAAAGGCCTCAAAATGAAGGGATTTTGGAGATTGGTTCTAGTCAAAAAATGGAAGCTTTGATAGAGGTTTATGAATCTGACATCGATAGAGTCTTTATTTCTCAGAATGTTGAATTGATTAGTGAGAATGGAGGTTTCCAAAAAACTCTTAATGGAAAGGTGATTAGGATTAGTCCTCAGGTAAAACAAAGAAAAGTTCTATCGACTGATCCAACAGGGGATGCTGATTCACGAATTATCGAGGTACTTGTAAAACTAGATCAAGATTCTATAAATATCGTTCAAAACTATGCAGGAATGAAAGTGATTGCAAAATTTATTCCCTAA